One Candidatus Anstonellales archaeon DNA window includes the following coding sequences:
- a CDS encoding M48 family metallopeptidase: MERKSFYEQITQNKIKSYLLLGVILLLVFASCWLIASLLMPRSGPILIVFALVLSILYSFGGYYYSDKIILAATGARKVEKSEYPHLFHTVEGLAIAAGIPTPQIYIMDSPSPNAFATGKDPEHGIIVVTRGLIELMNREEIEGVLAHEISHIQNYDIRFATLAVVLVGLLSIISNFFLRAYYPFGERSRGRGGRFEIMLLFVAILFIILAPIIARLVSLAISRKREFLADASAAKLTRNPLGLASALEKLRKTKQPLDVPESAAPLFIVNPFGGKFANLFSTHPPIEERIKALKAM, translated from the coding sequence ATGGAGCGTAAGAGTTTCTATGAACAGATTACTCAAAACAAAATAAAGTCTTATCTTCTTTTAGGAGTGATACTCCTCTTAGTATTTGCCTCATGTTGGCTTATTGCTTCTCTTCTAATGCCCCGTAGCGGTCCTATTCTGATTGTTTTTGCATTAGTTCTCTCCATTCTCTATTCTTTTGGAGGTTACTACTACTCTGATAAAATCATCCTCGCTGCAACCGGAGCACGAAAAGTAGAAAAATCTGAATATCCACACCTTTTTCATACAGTTGAAGGACTTGCAATAGCAGCGGGCATCCCAACTCCTCAGATATATATAATGGATTCGCCCTCACCAAACGCCTTTGCGACAGGGAAGGATCCAGAGCATGGGATAATAGTAGTTACTCGGGGTTTAATCGAGCTCATGAATAGAGAGGAAATTGAAGGAGTTCTTGCTCATGAAATATCTCATATCCAAAATTATGACATCCGATTTGCTACCCTTGCTGTTGTTCTCGTTGGACTTCTTAGCATCATAAGCAACTTCTTTTTGAGGGCATACTATCCTTTCGGTGAAAGGAGCAGAGGAAGAGGAGGCAGGTTTGAGATCATGCTTCTCTTTGTTGCAATCCTCTTCATAATATTAGCTCCGATAATCGCTCGATTAGTAAGCCTCGCAATATCCAGAAAAAGGGAATTTTTGGCCGATGCATCAGCTGCAAAACTTACACGAAATCCACTTGGGCTTGCAAGCGCTCTTGAGAAACTTAGAAAAACCAAGCAACCGCTAGATGTTCCAGAATCAGCAGCTCCACTCTTCATTGTCAATCCGTTTGGAGGCAAATTTGCAAATCTCTTTTCAACTCATCCGCCAATAGAGGAGAGAATAAAAGCTCTAAAGGCAATGTAA